A region of the Epinephelus fuscoguttatus linkage group LG22, E.fuscoguttatus.final_Chr_v1 genome:
AAACACCAAATgcatcacatttttcattttgtcccAGGGCGCACCGGCAGGTACACTTTGATCGAAAAATGGCGTGAGACAGAACGTCACCTGGCCCCACACGAGAATCCTGTGGTGTCCCTCAACAAGTGGGGTCAGTATGCCAGTGATGTCCAGCTCATCCTACAACGAACAGGCCCGTCTGTTAGCGAGCGGCCAACCTCTGACGGGCAGGCTCGCGTCCCGGAGCGTGGTTTCTATCGGCAGAGCCTGCCACCTCTGGCCAAGCTCCGCCCGTCAGGGACAGACCGCTCACTCAAACGAAGGGAACCCAAACGCAAGTCTTTGACCTTCACTGGAGGGGCCAAGGGTCTGAGGGACATATTTGGGAAAAGCAGAGATGCTGAAGGtagtgtgttttatgttgttcaGTATATTTAAGCTATTACTGCTGTGGGTGATAGTTGTGTTATTGGTTGTGTACATACTGTTCTCattctctttccctccctccttctatGCTTGCATTTGTCAACAATCCAATCCTTTCATCTCCCATCCACccattaatccatccatccagccaaACAGCTCCAGCAGCAGGGGGTGAGTCTGAACCTGAGCAGGGTTGGAGGTGTTGGAGTAGCATCTGTACCTGGGAGTCCAGCCAGAGAGCTGAGCCGACTGGTgcagctgcagagagacaaaCTCCAGGCCCTGGAGAGCCGTCTGCTGGGCTGCGAGGCCGAACTGCGAGACTGGGAGGAGACCGGCACCGAAGCCAACGAAGTGAGTAAAACCACAGCTGCCAGTGCTCTTACTTACAGGAAACGATGATGTGTGCAGATCTAGAACACCTGCACTCTGAACACCCTCACAAATCTATTACAGCTGTAGCTGATAGCTTTAATAAAATAAGgttttgtcatatttgatgaaactgtcactatattcagaCAGTAGTACATAAGACAGATCGTCTGAGGGGAAAAATCCTTTTACTCTGACTCCTcacttctaatggcatttgcaagaatccacctTGGCTcaacgaaaacaaccaatcagaccTGAGGAGTCTATAATGcaactgtcaatcatgtcagtcacagcTTGTGAACCCTAGACAGAAACTAGACAGCACTGATCAGATACGAATCAAGATTCTCTAATTGcagtgtttagctgtaaaatgggATCACTTGCTCTGTATGATGGGCAGTGCCTGGTTTTGGctcaactgttttcaacattgCAGCTGTGtaatttacagctaaacagtagtttgacagtttgactgcagttcataaGCAACGATTGATATAGACATAGATAGACACAGTATATTCTCATACACGGTTAGTGTATGGCTACGCTTCGTATAATATCCTACTCTCGCTCTGACGTAGCTGCCACACTATGCACAATATTGTTCATTTACAAAAAAGTGTCATCATTATgtcatcatcatgtcatcatcatgtcattaaattgtcatcatcatgtcatcatcaTGTCATTAAATTGTCATCATCATGTCGTCATCATGTTAtcatcatgtcatcaaaatatcaacatcatgttgtcatcatatcatgccatcatcatgtcatcaaaatgtcataatcATGTGGtcatcatgtcatcaaaatgtcatcattaTCTCATCAACATGTCATCATGTCTTCATCatgtcatcatcatctcatAATCATTTCATCAACATGTCGTCATCATGTCTTCATGTCATTATCAACATGTTATCATCATGTCTGTGATCTTTTATACACTGCTCCAACTGGATGGTCAGTTTTTCTGACATAGCCGCCACACTACTCACAATATTGTTCATTTGAAAAATGTCATCAGCATGTCATCATTATGTCATCATCAAATAAATAACAATTCActattaaaaaagcaaaaacacctAAATCTTACTTGCTATGGGCAGTTGCAGCTTCTCTCTGCAGAACACTGTATTGCTGTGTTGCTCTGCAGGCACTGGAGTGAACTCTGTGTTTCATTAAtaaagaaaagatgaaaaaaaaacattgttcattttaaatcTCTGTAGGTGGCTGTGGGCCACAACACTAGGTCTAATTCATAATTAATAGCTGCCTGTCTCTGTTCCATCTTTTGAGTCTATAAGTGTGAAAGGCCAGGTACATCCCTGCATCATCTTTCATTCCCTTACCCTGTTTTCTTTAATAAGTATTTTATATTCTCTTTGGGGCCAGAGAATTCTCAAATGGAATCATTTCTCATTACCAGGGAGGAAACttggaggaggagctgctgcttttagagcagcaggtgaagagGAACGAtgcagagatggaggaggaggaattcTGGCAGAACGAGCTGCAGATCGAACACGAGAGCGAGCGGCAACTTCGGCAACAGCTAGTCGAGCTGCAGGGCCGTGTACGTGACTGTGAAGCCAAGCTTTCAGAGTACTTGGCACACATACAGGTGAGCTCGGAGTTATAGGAAGGCTACCTGGTTCATGCTGGATGCTGTTTTACTGGGTttataaacaacatgaaaacttGGAATTGAAAAGTATAATCAATTTGGTTTTCTGTGAAGATTATGTTCCATATTATTCATTATCTGTCATGTTCTGTAGAGCATGGAGGGAGGCCTGGAGCAGGagcggctgcagcaggaggccgAGCTCAACCAGAGGGTCAATGAGGAGGAGGTATAATCTAATTCATCATGTTCTACAAAACACACTCAGCATCATGCAAGCAGAGAGGAGTGTAGTTTGTCAAGCTGCTGACATGTCCTTCAggtctctcagtgtctgtcatacaaacaaaaataataattcaaggtactgtatgtaactttttacatgcattaatcatttttttattgCCAATGAGTAAACAAATTGTAACCAGCTTAGAAACTGAGACCTTCGCTGACTTTCTCCGTTGCTTTTTATAGCCTATGGACTGACTTATCTGTAAGGGACACTGGCTGAATTTAATGGGAAAATCCAAATGATGTGATGGACCTTAACCAAAATAATCTcttttctggcagaaagccctcTAGGCAAACTTTTCCCAACAGCGTGCTGCATCTCTATTCAGCtaacatagctaacgttagctaacaaaTGGAGtccacaaacataaacaaacaaccaaCACCAACCCATATACATTTTGCAGCGACAGCCAAGAGACACATCTTCACAATCTGTGGCTGGGGGGTGAAGCTAAAGGATAGCTGTGTGcgttgtctcatttgtggtaaACAGTAAATTCAACAAATTCAGGGCCCCATATCGTAATTTCGGTGCCCACATAGCTGCAGAAAATCCCAGGGCAAACACTGACACGTAtacaaaatatattgtgatattgtggTTTGGTTTTGGCTGGCTAATTTAAGCTAACGTTGGCTTACTTTGTAATGCTGTGTTCAAACTGCGAGAAACAAGGCAACAGCGTGACCAGCTACATTATTGCCGAGTCGCTGTTGAAGTGTTGTTCAAGGGCTCATTAACATATGTCGTCACAGGCTTGTATGTGTCTGCAACTTGCCATCAAAACATATGATTTAAACAATGTCTGAGGCCCATTAACATCCCATTTTGCTGCCCCATTACAACCCCAGGTGCACTGCAATGCACATAATGCTAGCACAGCACCAGCTAACAGCTAGAAACATATACATAATAAAAATGACTGGTTGACGCTTCACTGCGTCATTGGGGCAGAAGTTGAAGGTAGctcagcttttattttttgcatgtcACAGTcatccacagcaacaagtgTTGGGCATTAAAAATGACTGTAGCCCGTTACTGTGTCACTGCTTAAGGCAGACATTTTGCTAGCTAGCAGATGTAAAATACAGTATTGAGGGGATAATGTCAGCTAATTTATCCAGAATGGGGTTGGTTTGCAAATTATTTTATCTGCTATGAAGCAACCAGGTCCATGCAGTGTAGCTGGACGGCCAACAACAACTAACTGTTAAGCTGGGTTAAGCTATTTGTGTACtttgtaacgttagcttaacaaAGTAATTGCAAACAGCAAGCTAGTCACTGAGCCGGTTGGTCCAAATGAAATGTAGGAACATACAGATAGGACGTTATActaaatttattttctttatccaGTATTCGATCAACATTATGCCGGTCAAGCATAGTCGGTTTGTCACTGTTGTGGCAGATGTAGGTGCTCGCTCTCAGTTACATTTAACGGCCTTGGAGAGAGGTGTCACTAATGACAAGGATTTTTCTGACTGTGAAGTTATTCTTCACATAGTACaactgtattgtttttttatacCAGAGGAACTATTGTGAAGTTCTGAACACATTAAAGCATGAAGGAGCTCTCCCTCATCTTTACTACAAGCATTAGTAACTTTTGCCCACCTCTCCTGAAAACTGGTAATGAGCGTTGGCTTTTCTCTCTTCACTTCCACTCTGGATTTCAGGTGCAAGCCCAGCTGGAGAAAGTGAAGGCAGAGCTTGAAATGCAGAGCCAACACACGGCGCGGCTGGAGAGCAGCTGCAGGGCGCTGGAACGCTCACTTAGCCAGTCCAGCAAGAGATTACAGGTCAGCTCAGATTTAGTGTTTCGATTTAGATTTTTTAACACCAAAGTCTCGAAATTGCCAGGAATTGAAAAGCACCCTTGGCATTTCCAAATACCTGCAACAgaggtttattttaaaaaatgttttaaaagaatTCTCATTAAGAAAGTTGCAGCGTTTGAAAATTCAGCCCTCTGCACACAGGTGGAACCATAGAAATCTAAGCTCATTAAGTTGTGGGCAGTGAAGCGAAGTTTAATCTGTGGCTTGCAGGGATGTGCAGCGGATCCTTGGCCGCGTGCATCCTTGTATGAAGTGAAGTGCTCAGTGTGCAGGCGAAGTCCAGTAGGGTGTGGGAAGCATGAGGTAATGAGaaggggaagggagggagggtaTTACAGCATTCTTCGCCTGATTAGAGAGGGGCCTGAATAAGTACACAATCCCTCGCCTGCAGTTGCGTAACCATCTGGGAGCTAACTCTTCTCTCTAGCTGTCTCAACTGGGTTATGACTTCTGGAGAGATCCTGAGCTCAGTGAGATCCCTTAttgattttcatgttttaaatcCAAATATGCAGAAAAAGATTCAAATAAGGTGCCGCAGACGTATGTCATCAGTACTATCAGACATATGTCTAAAGGTAGATCTCATTTTAGTGCTCAGTGAGTGTTTTTCAGCCTTAGAACAGACTTAATTTAGTTGTCATGGTGTCTTTCTTCCATTACAGGAGAAGGAGCAGGAGCTGGAGCAGCTGACAAAAGAGCTACGACAGGTCAACCTGCAGCAGTTCATTCAGCAGACTGGTACCAAGGTCACCGTGCTGCCCGCTCAACCTACAGGAGAAAACAACAAcggcacgtacacacacactcacagagagaCATAGACATGCATGTACGCACCAACACAGACTGGCCACACTACCATCACTGTCTTAAAAAGTTCAATTTCAGAGCCAACCACATTTTGATTGCAGAGCTTTACGTGCAGTATTGCTTTCACATGTGTATGCACACAGTGGCACCTTGTGGTCATCCTGAGAATTACATGCTATACACTGTAGACTTAAGCTGCTGAGGCAAGACTGTGCCATAACAGCTTAAGTCTGTAACCCCATTACATGGACCAAACCACTAGCAGCCCTGAAATGCTTCAAGACCATCACAGTTAGTCAAAAGGAAAATCCCTATTGTCATTCCTTTTTGAGAAAAATCCCCCAGAAGGTTTGGGTGACACAGTGCTCATTTATCAGTTCTCTCCTAGTTCAATTTGACATCATTGCGTTTAATACAGTGGCAACTGTTTGTGTTATCAAGTACATTAATAATTAAGCACATAGAGTTTGAGCTTTAAAGTTTGGGGGttcaccaaaaaaataaatgaatatatcaACAGACAGAGACCTCATTTACATGAAAATTAATAACCAGGATACCAGCAGGTGCATTTTCATGCCTTGATTAACATGCCCAATAAGTGATGGAATATCGTGAGAATTACCAAACTCGTACAGACTGCAAAACTCCACACTttccccctaagtgtggtttgtttgtgcaggtgtgaacacagcaatcgtaCTTGGGTGTGCACCAAaccaaccggaccgagaccttcttgaagaggtggtctcggtccagttacaaacaaactctggtgcggttcgtttgtggtgagaatgcgTTCCTCGAtccaaaccaactgcagtcacatgacacattgtttgggttaaacatgagcatgttacagtcctggaggattattaatgtgcacctcctcctgtactgccttaatatgcacattcagcacatccagtgcatcaaaacattgttttctagttggagccgtgcctcgttttcaaactgtatggtttgactaaaatgaacaatgacagcaatatagtccacgatgaccagcgctaaaatcaacctgcgtagttgtccctccattgtcacattagaaagtgtcacatttatcttgcaagcgtgctcttcttcaacgtttggtttacttcctggatttttcctgcatggaaattctgaccaatcaagagcagctttctcacacaaggcatttgatctgatctgcttgtaaatgctgctgtgagaacacaaaccaactctaggcaattatgcaactttgtaacaaaattagtccctgattcagaccaaagcaagacaactctaggtctgaaagcacccttagtatTAGGACTCCTGGGGTAAGTAAACTCTGTTTTTGGGCAAGTGGAATGCCTCATGCAGTTGTCCAGTCGGGCAAGTAAAAAATAAACGTAATGTGTGATGTAAGgttatctgaaaataaactctgtaCTGTGTCACTGAAGCAGAGCTTTTGTAAATCCCTGCAAGCATTTTTGGCTACAGCCACTGAACCAACACAAAGTTATGGAAATTATTTACAGTGGCTGACAGGTCCATGAGCATCATTGTGCTAGATGGCAAAAATATCATGTCTAATTGTTGAATCAGACTCTGTCTCTTTTCCTTGATGGCtaaatacttttgtttttgttttgctgtttgctACAGAAGTGGACTCTGGTTCTCTGAAACGACTTGGCTCTTCTCGTCTGCTACCCAGCGACCTTCGGACCCTTCAAAGCACCGTGTCCTCCAGCCTCAACCCTGAAGGCATCTACGTGTGACCCCAATCTGTGCAGGAGACATTACTTGAGCAGCAGGGTTGGCCTGGTGTCACTAGGATTGCTCCCCTGACTGAAAGGCTCCCAAGGATTGACCCCCTAAGCTGCTGAAATGCTCCTGAGCAAGGAACTGAAACAAAATGTGGAGGCGAAAACATCACATGGAGGATGTGTGGggtatcaaaaaaaaaaaaaaaatcgtacatctgttttgcatctttccttctctgcctcctcttccaTCTTACTATGACTCAAACTGATGTCAATACTCATTTGCAAACTAACATTTAACCTGTCTGTACTCCAATGAGTGAGTGAATATTCCTTTTAAATCACTTtctcagaacaaaacaaaaacaaactacaagCCAGCAGATGCATTTTTGTTGCCTGAGGAGGCTTCAG
Encoded here:
- the rassf8b gene encoding ras association domain-containing protein 8b isoform X2, whose protein sequence is MKAMELKVWVDGVQRIVCGVTEFTTCQEVVIALAQAIGRTGRYTLIEKWRETERHLAPHENPVVSLNKWGQYASDVQLILQRTGPSVSERPTSDGQARVPERGFYRQSLPPLAKLRPSGTDRSLKRREPKRKSLTFTGGAKGLRDIFGKSRDAEAKQLQQQGVSLNLSRVGGVGVASVPGSPARELSRLVQLQRDKLQALESRLLGCEAELRDWEETGTEANEGGNLEEELLLLEQQVKRNDAEMEEEEFWQNELQIEHESERQLRQQLVELQGRVRDCEAKLSEYLAHIQSMEGGLEQERLQQEAELNQRVNEEEEKEQELEQLTKELRQVNLQQFIQQTGTKVTVLPAQPTGENNNEVDSGSLKRLGSSRLLPSDLRTLQSTVSSSLNPEGIYV
- the rassf8b gene encoding ras association domain-containing protein 8b isoform X1, whose product is MKAMELKVWVDGVQRIVCGVTEFTTCQEVVIALAQAIGRTGRYTLIEKWRETERHLAPHENPVVSLNKWGQYASDVQLILQRTGPSVSERPTSDGQARVPERGFYRQSLPPLAKLRPSGTDRSLKRREPKRKSLTFTGGAKGLRDIFGKSRDAEAKQLQQQGVSLNLSRVGGVGVASVPGSPARELSRLVQLQRDKLQALESRLLGCEAELRDWEETGTEANEGGNLEEELLLLEQQVKRNDAEMEEEEFWQNELQIEHESERQLRQQLVELQGRVRDCEAKLSEYLAHIQSMEGGLEQERLQQEAELNQRVNEEEVQAQLEKVKAELEMQSQHTARLESSCRALERSLSQSSKRLQEKEQELEQLTKELRQVNLQQFIQQTGTKVTVLPAQPTGENNNEVDSGSLKRLGSSRLLPSDLRTLQSTVSSSLNPEGIYV